Proteins encoded together in one Formosa sp. Hel3_A1_48 window:
- a CDS encoding anthranilate synthase component I family protein produces the protein MKKTYKLQTHYKKILADTLSPVSIYLKIRDKFPNSMLLESSDYHGNDNSFSYICCNPIATIKIEGNTLTKTYPDQSKETSIIENNEVTNEIHQFTKQFKTQTKEKFKFINNGLFGYTSYDAVKYFETIELSEKEDSITIPELQYAVYQNIIAINHFKNEAYIFAHCYESLSNIDELHHIICMDRFAVYGFETTNAIASNLTDGEFKEHVNIAKKHCQRGDVFQLVLSRKFQQDFKGDEFNVYRALRSINPSPYLFYFDYGAFKIFGSSPEAQLVVKNKSAEIHPIAGTFARSGDDMKDTALAQKLVDDEKENSEHVMLVDLARNDLSRHCSKVTVENYREIQFFSHVIHLVSKVIGTIRDHTSTMQIVADTFPAGTLSGAPKYKAMELIETYEKTSRGFYGGAIGFMDFEGNYNHAIMIRTFLSKNQQLHWQAGAGIVSKSNPENELQEVFNKLGALTNAIKRAEKI, from the coding sequence ATGAAAAAAACGTACAAACTACAAACACATTATAAGAAAATATTGGCAGACACACTTTCGCCAGTAAGCATCTATCTCAAAATTAGGGACAAATTTCCCAATAGTATGCTGCTGGAAAGCAGTGACTATCATGGAAACGACAATAGCTTCTCATACATCTGCTGTAATCCGATTGCCACAATAAAAATTGAAGGTAATACGCTAACAAAAACATATCCTGACCAATCCAAAGAAACCTCAATTATTGAAAATAATGAGGTAACTAATGAAATCCATCAGTTTACAAAACAATTTAAAACGCAAACGAAAGAGAAGTTTAAATTTATAAACAATGGTCTTTTTGGCTATACTTCATACGATGCTGTAAAATATTTCGAAACTATTGAACTTTCGGAAAAAGAAGATTCAATCACTATACCAGAACTACAGTATGCTGTTTATCAAAACATCATTGCAATTAATCACTTTAAAAATGAAGCGTATATTTTTGCGCATTGTTATGAAAGTCTAAGCAATATTGATGAGCTGCACCACATCATCTGCATGGACCGGTTTGCCGTTTATGGATTCGAAACCACAAATGCTATTGCATCAAATTTAACAGATGGTGAGTTCAAAGAACATGTAAATATTGCCAAAAAACATTGTCAACGTGGTGACGTCTTTCAACTGGTCCTTTCACGAAAGTTTCAACAAGATTTTAAAGGGGATGAATTTAATGTTTATCGAGCCTTGCGCAGCATCAACCCATCGCCCTATCTTTTTTATTTTGATTATGGGGCATTTAAAATCTTTGGAAGTTCTCCTGAAGCTCAACTCGTAGTTAAAAACAAAAGTGCAGAAATTCACCCAATAGCTGGAACTTTTGCACGATCTGGTGACGACATGAAAGATACTGCACTAGCACAAAAATTGGTCGATGACGAAAAAGAAAATAGCGAACATGTTATGTTAGTCGATTTGGCAAGAAATGACCTCAGCCGCCATTGCTCTAAAGTCACTGTAGAAAACTACAGAGAAATACAATTCTTTTCGCATGTAATTCATCTAGTAAGCAAGGTTATTGGAACAATTCGAGACCACACCTCTACTATGCAAATCGTTGCAGACACCTTTCCTGCAGGGACGCTTTCTGGTGCGCCAAAATATAAAGCAATGGAATTGATAGAAACCTATGAAAAAACAAGCCGAGGGTTCTATGGAGGAGCCATAGGCTTTATGGATTTTGAAGGGAATTATAACCACGCCATTATGATCAGAACTTTCCTGAGTAAAAATCAACAGTTGCATTGGCAAGCAGGTGCAGGGATTGTTTCAAAATCAAATCCTGAAAATGAATTGCAAGAGGTCTTTAACAAACTTGGAGCCCTAACCAATGCCATTAAACGCGCTGAAAAAATTTAA
- a CDS encoding DUF6150 family protein — protein sequence MSVLKIQFSAILIFSSSLLFAQKVFSVDYASQADIKVFVVDYESQADLNVYKVNYKSQAKGNDGLWYFVDYKSQSDKTIYFVDYQSQADVLVYFVEYESQAGWRKNPKRYLFY from the coding sequence ATGAGTGTGTTGAAAATTCAGTTTAGTGCAATTTTAATTTTTAGTTCATCTCTACTTTTTGCTCAAAAAGTATTTAGTGTTGATTATGCGAGTCAGGCTGATATCAAAGTCTTTGTGGTTGACTATGAGAGTCAAGCTGATTTAAATGTCTACAAAGTTAACTATAAGAGTCAAGCAAAAGGAAATGATGGATTATGGTATTTTGTTGACTACAAAAGCCAGTCAGATAAAACAATTTATTTTGTAGACTATCAAAGTCAAGCAGATGTTCTTGTTTATTTTGTGGAGTATGAAAGTCAAGCTGGATGGCGTAAGAATCCAAAAAGGTATCTTTTTTACTAA
- the trpB gene encoding tryptophan synthase subunit beta, translating into MSYHVNEKGYYGQFGGAFIPEMLYPNIEELRQKYLSIMAEPDFKAEFDQLLKNYVGRPTPLYYAKRFSEKYNTKIYFKREDLCHTGAHKVNNTIGQILMAKRLGKSRIIAETGAGQHGVATATVCALAGIQCIVYMGEIDIARQAPNVARMKMLGAEVRPAKSGSRTLKDATNEAIRDWINNPEDTHYIIGSAVGPHPYPDMVSRFQSVVSEEIKWQLNAAEGNENPNYVVACVGGGSNAAGAYYHFLDDERVGLIAVEAAGKGVDTGESAATSILGKEGIIHGSKTLLMQTQDGQITEPYSISAGLDYPGVGPMHAHLHTTKRAEFIPVTDDEAMTAGLMLSQLEGIIPAIETAHAFAIFETKKFKPNDIVVVCLSGRGDKDLNTYIDYFKL; encoded by the coding sequence ATGAGTTATCACGTAAATGAAAAAGGGTATTACGGTCAATTTGGTGGTGCATTTATTCCAGAAATGCTTTACCCAAATATTGAAGAATTACGTCAAAAATATTTAAGTATTATGGCAGAGCCTGATTTTAAGGCCGAGTTTGACCAATTATTAAAAAACTATGTTGGGCGCCCGACCCCTTTGTATTATGCAAAGCGCTTTTCGGAAAAATACAACACTAAAATTTACTTCAAAAGAGAAGATTTGTGCCACACAGGAGCGCATAAAGTTAATAATACCATAGGCCAAATTTTAATGGCCAAACGTTTGGGTAAATCGCGCATTATTGCAGAGACTGGAGCTGGACAACACGGTGTAGCAACGGCTACGGTTTGTGCATTAGCAGGCATACAATGCATCGTTTATATGGGTGAAATTGATATTGCTCGTCAAGCACCAAACGTTGCGCGTATGAAAATGTTAGGCGCCGAAGTTCGTCCAGCTAAATCTGGAAGCCGAACATTAAAAGATGCTACAAATGAAGCCATCCGCGATTGGATCAACAATCCAGAAGATACACACTATATTATTGGAAGCGCAGTCGGCCCACACCCTTATCCAGATATGGTATCCCGATTTCAATCTGTTGTTTCAGAAGAAATCAAATGGCAACTCAATGCAGCGGAGGGTAATGAAAACCCCAATTATGTAGTAGCTTGCGTCGGAGGTGGAAGTAATGCAGCTGGAGCATATTATCATTTTTTGGATGATGAACGGGTAGGTCTTATTGCTGTAGAGGCTGCCGGAAAAGGGGTTGACACCGGTGAAAGTGCTGCCACTTCAATTCTCGGAAAAGAGGGAATTATCCATGGGAGTAAAACACTACTAATGCAAACTCAGGACGGTCAAATTACAGAACCTTACTCCATCTCTGCAGGCTTAGATTACCCCGGAGTTGGCCCCATGCATGCACATTTGCATACCACCAAACGAGCAGAATTTATTCCGGTAACAGATGATGAGGCAATGACAGCTGGGCTAATGCTTTCGCAATTAGAAGGTATTATTCCTGCTATAGAAACAGCACATGCTTTTGCCATTTTTGAAACTAAAAAATTTAAACCGAATGATATTGTCGTAGTCTGTCTGTCTGGTCGGGGCGATAAAGACCTCAACACATACATTGATTATTTTAAATTATAA
- a CDS encoding rhodanese-like domain-containing protein: MKRYYLLISLLLTCVFHSCKQTPKAQSLKLISTDEMIELMDTEEIQLVDVRTPSEYNEGHVPDAQNINFYDENFDQQIETLDKSKPIIVYCKSGGRSAKCASKLVEKGFEKIYDLEGGFSQWKFKALSIED; encoded by the coding sequence ATGAAACGCTATTATTTACTTATTTCTCTACTGCTTACTTGTGTATTTCACAGTTGCAAACAAACCCCAAAAGCCCAGAGCTTGAAACTGATATCAACAGACGAAATGATTGAGTTAATGGATACAGAAGAGATTCAGTTGGTCGATGTTCGTACACCTTCAGAGTACAATGAGGGCCATGTGCCTGATGCACAAAATATAAATTTTTATGATGAAAATTTTGACCAGCAAATTGAAACTCTGGACAAATCCAAACCAATCATTGTGTATTGTAAATCTGGAGGCAGAAGTGCCAAGTGTGCCTCAAAATTGGTTGAAAAAGGCTTTGAAAAAATATATGATTTGGAGGGTGGTTTTTCTCAGTGGAAATTCAAAGCCCTAAGCATTGAAGACTAG
- a CDS encoding phosphoribosylanthranilate isomerase: MKLKICGMKYQENILDVAALSPDYMGFIFYENSPRSIDTYIPVIPKSIKKVGVFVNESLENVKKKAAQYNLNTVQLHGHEAPEFCRKLKSEGLEIIKVFSIRNEFDFSRLSAYEPFIDFFLFDTKGKNPGGNGFCFDWNVLQDYDANKPYFLSGGIGVEQLESLKKFKNSTAAKQCYAIDINSKFELKPGLKDDIKLKNFIKQL, encoded by the coding sequence ATGAAGCTGAAAATTTGTGGGATGAAATATCAAGAAAATATTTTGGATGTAGCAGCGCTCAGCCCAGACTACATGGGCTTTATTTTTTATGAAAACTCACCACGCTCCATTGACACTTACATTCCAGTCATACCAAAATCAATAAAAAAAGTAGGGGTTTTTGTCAATGAATCCCTAGAAAACGTAAAGAAAAAGGCCGCTCAATACAATTTGAATACAGTTCAACTACACGGCCATGAAGCCCCTGAATTCTGTAGGAAATTAAAAAGTGAGGGACTGGAAATTATCAAAGTTTTTTCGATAAGAAATGAATTTGATTTTTCGCGACTGAGTGCTTACGAGCCTTTCATCGATTTTTTTCTTTTCGACACTAAAGGCAAAAATCCTGGTGGTAATGGATTTTGCTTTGATTGGAACGTGTTGCAAGATTACGATGCAAACAAACCTTATTTTTTAAGTGGTGGAATTGGAGTAGAACAACTTGAATCCCTAAAAAAATTCAAGAATAGTACAGCTGCAAAACAGTGTTATGCAATAGACATCAACAGTAAATTTGAACTAAAACCAGGACTTAAAGACGATATTAAACTTAAAAACTTTATTAAACAATTATGA
- a CDS encoding TlpA family protein disulfide reductase — MNFIKVFFLVSFSICCTSNVEKLEVYDFDGIEHYLKQNDDKVYVVNFWATWCAPCVKELPYFDQIQQDFKENVEVVLISLDFPSQYESKLIPFLEKKQLTSKVIVLDDTDMNSWIPKIDSEWDGAIPVTLIYNKDQRQFYPQSFTYDELSSEVRKFMN, encoded by the coding sequence ATGAATTTTATTAAAGTCTTTTTTTTAGTGTCGTTTTCAATTTGCTGTACGTCAAATGTGGAGAAATTAGAAGTTTATGATTTTGATGGTATTGAGCATTATTTAAAACAAAACGATGATAAAGTTTATGTTGTCAATTTTTGGGCCACATGGTGTGCACCTTGCGTCAAAGAATTACCTTATTTTGATCAAATACAGCAAGATTTTAAAGAAAATGTAGAGGTTGTGCTCATAAGTTTGGATTTTCCAAGTCAATACGAATCAAAATTAATCCCTTTTTTAGAGAAAAAACAATTAACATCTAAAGTTATCGTTTTGGATGACACCGATATGAATTCTTGGATTCCAAAAATTGATTCCGAATGGGATGGCGCAATTCCAGTCACCCTAATTTATAATAAAGATCAACGACAATTTTATCCTCAATCATTTACCTATGATGAGTTGAGCTCTGAAGTTCGAAAATTTATGAACTAA
- the trpC gene encoding indole-3-glycerol phosphate synthase TrpC: MTILDKIIKDKYKEVELRKALIPVKQLEQSVLCDRPINSLKAKLEQSASGIIAEHKRRSPSKATINQNLNVDDVAKGYQKAGVCGMSVLTDMKYFGGGLEDLLTARASCELPLLRKEFIIDPYQILEAKAYGADVILLIAAVLSRDEIKSLSRFAQQLNIEVLLEIHNENELNKSMMPSLDMIGVNNRNLKTFEVDLNHSINLSSIIPKEFLKVSESGISSVEAIKMLQPFGYKGFLIGENFMKTNQPGTSAANFIKQLES, translated from the coding sequence ATGACTATTTTAGATAAAATCATAAAAGACAAATACAAAGAGGTAGAACTTCGAAAGGCTCTAATTCCTGTGAAGCAACTGGAACAATCTGTTCTTTGTGATCGTCCAATAAACTCCCTCAAAGCAAAATTGGAGCAAAGTGCGTCAGGTATTATTGCCGAACACAAGCGACGTTCTCCATCCAAAGCCACTATCAATCAAAATTTGAATGTTGATGATGTAGCTAAAGGATATCAAAAAGCAGGAGTATGCGGCATGTCTGTCCTTACGGATATGAAGTATTTTGGAGGAGGATTAGAGGATTTACTCACGGCACGGGCCAGTTGCGAATTACCTCTTTTGCGAAAAGAATTTATAATAGATCCCTATCAAATATTGGAAGCTAAAGCCTATGGAGCCGATGTAATTCTGCTTATTGCAGCAGTTCTTAGCAGAGATGAAATCAAATCTTTGTCAAGATTTGCGCAACAACTAAATATTGAAGTACTGCTTGAAATACACAACGAAAACGAATTGAACAAATCAATGATGCCTAGTTTGGATATGATAGGGGTTAACAACAGAAATTTAAAAACATTTGAGGTCGATTTAAACCACAGTATAAATTTAAGTTCCATTATTCCAAAAGAATTTTTAAAAGTGTCTGAAAGCGGAATCAGTTCAGTTGAAGCTATAAAAATGTTGCAACCCTTTGGCTATAAAGGCTTTTTGATTGGAGAAAATTTTATGAAAACAAACCAACCGGGGACTAGTGCTGCAAACTTCATAAAACAACTTGAGTCATGA
- a CDS encoding nucleotidyltransferase family protein — MTLLLMAAGSGSRYGKLKQFDDLGPAGEFLMEFSIFDALKNGFDHIVVITKEENQTFLKEHLAKRIGTAVKLDVLVQKIEDIPSGITIGEERKKPWGTAHAVWTARDVIKTPFVIINADDYYGEKAFESAANFIKNQKDFAAFALVAYRLKDTLSDYGSVSRGVCSVKNKTLKSIKERTKIVKNDGKIIDEESGLELSEDASVSMNFWICTPLIFDYTKDYFSQFLADKNNHEKKEIYLPFVAQEMMENGHISVEVLTTNSHWFGVTYYDDKKTAVNTLLNLTEEGTYPAPLWPKV, encoded by the coding sequence ATGACTTTACTTCTTATGGCAGCAGGTAGCGGCAGTCGCTACGGAAAACTAAAACAATTTGATGATCTCGGACCTGCTGGGGAATTTTTGATGGAATTCAGTATTTTCGACGCACTTAAAAACGGATTTGACCACATTGTTGTCATTACAAAAGAAGAAAATCAAACATTCTTAAAAGAACACCTAGCAAAGCGAATTGGAACGGCGGTAAAACTTGATGTTTTAGTTCAAAAAATTGAAGATATCCCAAGTGGAATAACAATCGGTGAGGAACGCAAAAAACCATGGGGAACAGCACATGCTGTATGGACTGCAAGAGATGTCATAAAAACTCCTTTTGTCATTATCAACGCAGATGATTATTACGGAGAAAAAGCTTTTGAAAGCGCCGCTAATTTCATTAAAAACCAAAAAGACTTTGCTGCTTTTGCACTAGTCGCCTACCGCTTGAAAGACACTCTTTCTGATTATGGATCAGTATCCAGAGGAGTTTGTTCCGTAAAAAATAAAACACTTAAATCGATTAAAGAACGTACAAAAATCGTAAAGAATGATGGGAAAATAATCGACGAAGAGTCCGGATTAGAGTTAAGTGAAGATGCTTCAGTATCTATGAATTTCTGGATTTGTACACCTCTTATTTTTGATTATACAAAAGACTATTTTTCTCAATTTTTAGCAGATAAAAATAACCACGAAAAAAAAGAGATTTACTTGCCTTTTGTAGCACAAGAAATGATGGAAAATGGACATATCTCAGTCGAAGTTTTAACCACCAACAGTCATTGGTTTGGCGTCACTTATTACGATGACAAAAAAACAGCAGTAAACACCTTGCTGAATCTCACTGAAGAAGGCACATACCCCGCGCCATTGTGGCCAAAAGTCTAG
- a CDS encoding endonuclease has product MIKTLFTTIYFLFVFCSTLLHGQPTYYSSIDFSQTGDDLKAQLSELIINTHTAFIPYTAQSTDTWDILSTSDLEFSTSDNVLLVYGYDNNDGMFISDRLRGVFEKCNFSGCTGTAGLWNREHVFAKSLANPSLVTDYPSPGTDVHNLRAADSQKNTQRSNRLFIDDSGVESKVTNDGYFYPGDEWKGDVARIIMYMYLRYPSQCEAMNSATGSANYSPNGDMPDVFLEWNEEDPVSALELTRNDVISSYQGNRNPFIDNPYLATLIWNGPAANDSWGTLSLAVFDEVLVSISPTITNRHIEISGLGESDFNVTIYSHLGHELASFRRSKTIDVSSFSSGLYIVHVVHPKGTSQVKFMVR; this is encoded by the coding sequence ATGATCAAAACCCTATTTACCACTATTTATTTTCTGTTTGTATTTTGTTCAACTTTATTACACGGTCAACCTACATATTACTCATCAATTGATTTTTCTCAAACAGGTGATGATTTGAAAGCTCAGCTATCGGAACTTATTATTAATACGCATACTGCATTTATTCCTTACACCGCACAGAGTACAGACACTTGGGATATTTTGAGTACAAGTGATTTAGAGTTTTCGACCTCAGACAATGTACTTCTTGTGTATGGATATGATAACAACGATGGTATGTTTATTTCAGATCGTTTGAGAGGCGTCTTTGAAAAATGTAATTTTTCAGGCTGTACAGGCACCGCAGGCTTATGGAATAGGGAGCATGTATTTGCAAAGTCACTTGCAAACCCAAGTTTAGTGACGGATTATCCTAGTCCTGGCACCGATGTGCACAACCTCCGTGCTGCAGATTCTCAGAAAAACACACAGCGCAGCAATCGCTTGTTTATTGACGATTCGGGGGTTGAATCCAAAGTTACAAATGACGGTTATTTTTATCCTGGTGATGAATGGAAAGGGGATGTAGCACGTATTATTATGTATATGTATTTGCGTTACCCTTCGCAATGCGAAGCCATGAACTCTGCAACAGGAAGTGCCAATTATTCTCCTAATGGTGACATGCCGGATGTCTTTTTGGAATGGAATGAGGAAGATCCTGTTTCAGCTTTAGAGCTTACAAGAAATGATGTAATTTCGTCTTATCAGGGCAACCGAAACCCATTTATTGATAATCCCTATTTAGCCACTTTAATTTGGAATGGACCTGCAGCAAATGATTCATGGGGAACACTATCATTAGCAGTATTTGATGAGGTTTTAGTTTCGATATCTCCTACAATTACAAACCGCCATATAGAAATTAGTGGACTTGGAGAAAGTGATTTTAATGTCACAATATACAGTCACTTAGGTCACGAATTAGCAAGTTTTCGCCGTTCCAAAACTATAGATGTGTCAAGTTTTTCGTCAGGCTTATATATAGTTCATGTGGTGCATCCAAAAGGGACGTCACAAGTGAAATTTATGGTTCGATAA
- a CDS encoding thioredoxin family protein produces the protein MNKLKLLLFTVLLATAISAQNGYDIGALAADFNLENIDGSFVSLSDFNESKGFIVVFTCNTCPYAVAYEDRIEALNKKYAKKGYPVIAIMPNNTEIKPGDSLDAMKKRANKKGFTFPYLIDREQAVFPQYGATKTPHVYVLQKNNEMLIVRYIGAIDDNYKDADKVVLKYVEDAVDALLMNRQVPVSKTRAIGCSIKI, from the coding sequence ATGAACAAATTAAAACTACTTTTATTTACTGTGTTGTTAGCTACAGCAATTTCAGCTCAAAATGGTTATGATATTGGTGCTTTAGCTGCCGATTTCAATCTTGAGAACATTGATGGTTCATTTGTTTCACTTTCCGATTTTAATGAATCTAAAGGCTTTATTGTCGTTTTTACTTGTAACACATGTCCTTATGCTGTTGCTTATGAAGACCGCATAGAAGCACTCAATAAAAAGTATGCAAAGAAAGGATATCCGGTGATTGCTATTATGCCTAATAATACCGAAATTAAGCCTGGTGATTCTTTGGATGCCATGAAGAAACGCGCTAATAAAAAAGGTTTTACCTTTCCTTATTTAATCGATAGAGAACAAGCGGTCTTTCCACAATATGGCGCTACTAAAACACCACATGTTTATGTGCTCCAAAAGAATAATGAAATGCTTATTGTACGCTACATAGGCGCAATAGACGACAACTATAAAGACGCCGATAAGGTTGTACTTAAATATGTTGAAGATGCCGTTGATGCTTTATTGATGAATAGGCAAGTACCTGTGTCAAAAACTCGTGCCATAGGATGTTCAATTAAAATTTAA
- a CDS encoding rhodanese-like domain-containing protein codes for MKNLVQQEWSDELSKSTNGVILDVRTAIEVEDGKIPGATNIDIFKAQEFIDALEKLDKNLPYFVYCKAGSRSAQACAVMHQMGFEYTYNLEGGFSKWSGDVEL; via the coding sequence ATGAAGAACCTAGTACAACAAGAATGGTCAGACGAATTGTCAAAATCCACCAATGGAGTAATATTGGATGTCCGTACTGCAATAGAAGTTGAAGACGGTAAGATTCCTGGAGCCACAAATATCGATATTTTCAAAGCTCAGGAGTTTATAGATGCTCTCGAAAAACTTGATAAAAACTTACCTTATTTTGTCTACTGTAAAGCGGGATCACGTAGTGCCCAAGCTTGTGCTGTGATGCATCAAATGGGTTTTGAATACACCTATAACCTAGAGGGCGGATTTAGTAAATGGTCAGGCGATGTTGAACTTTAA
- a CDS encoding YceI family protein, whose protein sequence is MKSFKITLLAFVTLTLLAFTSDTVKNVNIEDSVVKWTGYKVTGQHEGTISLKKGTLMFDGKTLTGGKFVMDMTTINTTDIEGDYKAKLDGHLKSNDFFGVKKHNTASLEFISVKGNGTNYNVKGVLIIKGIKDQIEFKMQVSEDSATAKLKIDRTKFDIKYGSASFFDGLKDRAIYDEFDLNVNLKF, encoded by the coding sequence ATGAAATCTTTTAAAATAACTCTATTAGCATTTGTTACACTAACCCTATTGGCGTTCACCTCTGATACAGTAAAAAATGTTAACATTGAAGACAGCGTCGTGAAATGGACGGGGTATAAAGTTACCGGGCAACATGAAGGAACGATCTCCTTGAAAAAAGGAACGCTAATGTTTGATGGTAAAACCCTCACCGGAGGTAAGTTTGTAATGGATATGACAACAATAAACACTACAGACATTGAAGGAGATTACAAAGCAAAATTAGATGGTCATCTTAAAAGCAATGATTTTTTTGGAGTTAAAAAGCACAATACTGCCTCTCTAGAATTCATTTCCGTAAAGGGCAATGGAACTAACTACAACGTAAAGGGAGTACTGATCATCAAAGGTATAAAAGATCAAATTGAGTTCAAGATGCAAGTTTCTGAAGATTCTGCAACTGCAAAATTGAAAATTGATCGTACCAAATTTGACATAAAATACGGCTCAGCTAGCTTTTTTGATGGACTTAAAGACCGAGCTATCTACGATGAATTTGACTTAAATGTAAATTTAAAGTTTTAA
- the trpD gene encoding anthranilate phosphoribosyltransferase: protein MKALLNRLINHESISAEEAKQILISISKGDYNQAQIASFLTVYMMRSITVNELQGFRDALLELCLAVDLQTYDPIDLCGTGGDGKDTFNISTLSSFITAGAGVAVAKHGNYGVSSACGSSNVLEALGVKFSNDKDHLKRAMETANICVLHAPLFHPAMKNVAPIRKALGIKTFFNMLGPMVNPSFPKHQMVGVFNLELLRLYNYLYQKTDKNYSIVHDLGGYDELSLTNNAKIATNQSELLFSPDDLDLKSITAESIFGGNTVKEATEIFESIISGKGSKAQNAVVCANAGLAIATAKEITHKEGFEYAKESLLSGKAKTCLTKLTAL from the coding sequence ATGAAAGCACTTTTAAATCGACTTATAAACCACGAAAGCATCAGTGCTGAGGAAGCCAAGCAAATTCTAATCAGTATCTCTAAAGGAGATTATAATCAGGCTCAAATCGCATCATTCCTTACTGTTTATATGATGCGCAGTATAACTGTAAATGAACTTCAAGGCTTTAGAGACGCCTTGCTCGAACTGTGCTTAGCAGTTGATTTACAAACTTACGACCCAATTGATTTATGTGGAACTGGTGGGGATGGTAAAGATACATTCAATATTTCTACACTGTCGTCATTTATTACTGCCGGAGCGGGGGTTGCCGTTGCCAAACATGGAAATTACGGAGTGTCATCGGCCTGCGGGTCATCAAATGTTTTGGAGGCATTAGGAGTCAAATTCTCTAATGATAAAGACCATTTGAAGCGCGCCATGGAAACTGCCAATATATGCGTATTACATGCGCCTTTGTTCCACCCTGCAATGAAAAATGTAGCACCAATAAGAAAAGCCCTAGGAATTAAGACTTTTTTTAATATGTTAGGTCCAATGGTTAACCCCTCGTTTCCTAAACATCAAATGGTTGGTGTATTTAATTTAGAATTACTTAGGTTATACAACTATCTATACCAAAAAACCGATAAAAACTATAGTATTGTTCATGATTTAGGGGGGTATGATGAACTTTCATTGACGAACAACGCTAAAATTGCTACCAACCAATCAGAGTTGCTATTTTCGCCTGATGATTTAGACCTAAAATCCATAACAGCCGAGTCGATTTTTGGCGGAAATACAGTCAAAGAGGCTACAGAAATTTTCGAGTCCATCATTTCAGGCAAAGGAAGTAAAGCACAAAATGCGGTGGTATGCGCAAATGCTGGTTTAGCCATAGCTACAGCTAAAGAAATTACACACAAAGAAGGTTTTGAGTATGCAAAAGAAAGTCTGCTAAGTGGCAAAGCCAAAACCTGTCTTACAAAATTAACCGCTCTCTAA
- a CDS encoding anthranilate synthase component II: MKDILVIDNYDSFTYNLVHYLEDLECSVTVKRNDQLELKEVDNFDKIVLSPGPGIPDEAGLLKPIIKTFAATKSILGVCLGMQAIGEVFGAELHNLDTVYHGIQTKVKITSKNEKLFKGLGQTIDVGRYHSWVVKGQIPDCLEITSVDENDQIMALRHKDYDVKGVQFHPESVLTPDGKIILKNWINS, from the coding sequence ATGAAAGATATTTTAGTAATAGATAATTACGATAGTTTTACTTACAACTTGGTGCACTATTTAGAAGATTTAGAATGCAGTGTCACAGTCAAAAGAAATGATCAACTTGAACTAAAAGAAGTAGATAATTTCGACAAAATAGTACTCTCTCCTGGTCCAGGTATTCCTGACGAAGCTGGGCTATTAAAACCCATCATAAAAACCTTCGCAGCAACGAAAAGTATTTTAGGTGTTTGTTTGGGAATGCAAGCAATCGGCGAAGTATTTGGTGCCGAACTTCATAATCTTGATACTGTGTATCATGGTATTCAAACAAAAGTGAAGATTACCTCAAAAAATGAAAAACTTTTCAAAGGTTTAGGCCAAACAATTGATGTTGGCCGCTACCACTCATGGGTTGTCAAAGGGCAAATACCGGATTGCCTTGAAATAACTTCTGTTGACGAAAACGATCAGATAATGGCACTACGACACAAAGATTATGATGTCAAAGGCGTTCAGTTTCATCCTGAATCAGTATTGACTCCGGACGGAAAAATCATATTAAAAAACTGGATTAATTCATAA